The window GAGCAGGCCAACACCGAGCACCAGCGCAAGCGCCTGGGTGCCCGAGCTCGCATCAATTTCGGGAACTTCGCGTATGACCTGCGTGCATATCCGTGCAGCGGGGTATCGTTCGCAGAATTTGGCCAGTATCGCCTCGCGATCGATGTTGATGCTCTGCCAGTCAGTGCTGGATTGGGCGTTCGCGCTACCGGACATGACCAGCAAGGTCGCCATTGCTGCGATGCTTAAAAATGATTTTTTCATTGTGTGAATCCCTTCTTCCGCCCTGGCGTTTACTCGTGATTTCTTTTAACACATCAGCAACTTGGCTGGCTACTCCTCCGGAGTGCACGAGCATTTGGCCGCCTTGCCTGAATGGCGAGCAAATTCCGCGCCACCATCCGTCTGAACACCGCAGAATTTGACAGAAGCCGGGATATTGGGCCGAAAAGTGTGACGGCGATCACAAGGTGGTCGCCATGACAGGCGAAATCCGGGCCAGCCCGCCGTGCGGCCTGATCATGCGTGGCGGCATTTGTATAGCCAGCCGACACGAGATCGGACAGTTACAGACGCCGTTGAACCAATACGAGGACAGACTGATCGAAAACAACAGCTTGGGTCTTCGCCCTTGCTGTACAGAAAGCCGGCAGCAGCCCTGATTGCAACGCAGAGCCTGCAGAGCTGACTCTCGTTGCAGAGCTACCCCTGCGGAGCTGCGCTTGTTATTGTTAT of the Chromatiales bacterium genome contains:
- a CDS encoding VPEID-CTERM sorting domain-containing protein, with the protein product MKKSFLSIAAMATLLVMSGSANAQSSTDWQSINIDREAILAKFCERYPAARICTQVIREVPEIDASSGTQALALVLGVGLLSAEGLRRRRRAIRSR